The following are encoded together in the Bradymonas sediminis genome:
- a CDS encoding electron transfer flavoprotein subunit alpha/FixB family protein, with translation MANVLVVAEHQAGELRKVTLPTITFGAETAGLLGGELYVLVLGDSADAVANEVAQYAGIAKVIYAKSGALAAYTAEGFAPVIAKVAEQVDAEVIAGPSSAQGADYLPRVAATLEAGMVTNAIKVSNDGGLKFQRPMLSGSVLETVEVTTPKKVVGVRTTDFDDAQTGASAPVETVELGEARADVESVSLDLVKSERPELTDADVVIAGGRGLKSADAFEMLEVMADLFGGAVGASRAAVDSGYSPTETQIGQTGKVVAPNLYVAVAISGAIQHLSGMKGSKTIVAINTDADAPIFQVADYGLVADAFEAVPALTEKLKALGVGS, from the coding sequence ATGGCCAACGTACTCGTTGTCGCCGAACATCAAGCTGGGGAGCTTCGCAAGGTCACCCTTCCAACGATCACCTTTGGCGCCGAAACCGCCGGACTTCTCGGCGGCGAGCTCTATGTGCTCGTGCTGGGTGACTCGGCAGACGCTGTCGCCAACGAAGTCGCGCAATACGCCGGCATCGCCAAGGTCATCTACGCCAAATCTGGCGCCCTCGCAGCTTATACGGCGGAGGGTTTTGCCCCGGTGATCGCCAAGGTCGCCGAGCAGGTCGACGCCGAAGTCATCGCCGGCCCGTCGAGCGCCCAGGGCGCCGACTACCTGCCGCGCGTCGCCGCTACGCTGGAGGCCGGCATGGTCACCAACGCGATCAAAGTGAGCAACGACGGCGGGCTCAAATTCCAGCGCCCCATGCTCTCGGGTAGCGTCCTGGAGACCGTCGAGGTCACCACGCCCAAGAAAGTCGTGGGCGTGCGCACCACCGACTTCGACGACGCTCAGACCGGCGCAAGCGCCCCGGTTGAGACCGTCGAGCTGGGCGAAGCCCGCGCCGACGTCGAGTCGGTCTCCCTTGACCTGGTCAAGAGCGAGCGCCCCGAGCTGACCGACGCCGACGTCGTCATCGCCGGTGGACGTGGACTCAAATCCGCCGACGCCTTCGAGATGCTCGAAGTTATGGCCGACCTCTTCGGCGGTGCTGTCGGCGCAAGCCGCGCGGCCGTCGACAGCGGTTACTCGCCCACCGAGACCCAGATCGGTCAGACCGGTAAGGTCGTCGCGCCGAACCTGTACGTCGCCGTGGCCATCAGCGGTGCGATTCAGCATCTCTCGGGCATGAAGGGCTCCAAGACCATCGTCGCCATCAACACCGACGCGGACGCGCCCATCTTCCAGGTCGCCGATTACGGCCTGGTCGCCGACGCCTTCGAGGCGGTCCCGGCGCTGACCGAGAAGCTCAAAGCCCTCGGCGTTGGCAGCTGA